Part of the Sporosarcina sp. FSL K6-2383 genome is shown below.
TCGACTTCTTGTCTGCGGGAGCAAGTGCTGTGGCAGTAGGAACGGCAAACTTTGTCAATCCATTTATCTGTCCACAAATCATTGAGGAATTACCAGCGAAGTTGGACGAGCTTGGTATCAATCATATTTCTGAACTAATAGGAAGGAGTCACCGTTTATGAAAACATCACCGATTATTGCACTCGATTTTGATTCAGCTGACAAAACGTTCGACTTCCTGCGTGCGTTTGACGGAGATGTCAACGTCAAAGTCGGTATGCAGCTCTATTACAAAGAAGGACCGGCGATTGTCGCTCGTTTGAAAGAGCTTGGCTATGATATTTTCCTTGATTTGAAATTACATGATATTCCTAACACAGTGAAGTCAGCGATGGAAGTGCTCGCGGGCTTCGGCGTTGACTTAGTCAATGTTCATGCAGCAGGTAATAAAACGATGATGGAAGCGGCGCTTGAAGGATTGGATAAAGGCACACCGCCCGGTATCGCACGTCCTTCAATCATTGCGGTTACACAATTGACGTCAACAGACGAGCGCCAAGTTCGGGAAGAACAGCTAATTGGGGCTTCTTTGCAGGAGTCTGTCCTTCAATATGCGAAGTTGACGCAAGAGGCAGGACTAGACGGAGTGGTGTGTTCTGTCCATGAATCAGCAGTCATTGCGGAAGTTTGTGGCAAAGAATTCTTCAAAGTAACACCAGGTATTCGCCTTGCTGA
Proteins encoded:
- the pyrF gene encoding orotidine-5'-phosphate decarboxylase, with translation MKTSPIIALDFDSADKTFDFLRAFDGDVNVKVGMQLYYKEGPAIVARLKELGYDIFLDLKLHDIPNTVKSAMEVLAGFGVDLVNVHAAGNKTMMEAALEGLDKGTPPGIARPSIIAVTQLTSTDERQVREEQLIGASLQESVLQYAKLTQEAGLDGVVCSVHESAVIAEVCGKEFFKVTPGIRLADGGAHDQKRIATPIEARLAGSTHIVVGRAITGAADPRAAYEQINTLWKGTE